A genomic window from Xenorhabdus cabanillasii includes:
- the prlC gene encoding oligopeptidase A, whose protein sequence is MTNPLLTSSVLPKFAEIEPKHVVPAVKETLANYRQVIEKILTENSIFTWDNLCQPLSEASDKLSRMWSPVGHLNSVKNSPELREAYEQSLPLLSEFSTWLGQHKGLYQAYKSLKESHSFESLSQPQRKSIEDTLRDFELTGIGLPEEKQKRYGEITARLSELGSQFGNNVLDATMGWTKLITDENDLAGLPESAKAAAKAAAEAKNQEGWLLTLDIPSYLPVITYADNRELRQEMYYAYTTRASDQGPDAGKWDNNAIMAEMLALRHELAQLLGFKNYTEHSLATKMAKTPQQVLDFLNGLAHRAHGQGKKELEELTNFARSHYGVDKLEAWDLTYYSEKQKQHEFSIDDEQLRPYFPEQQVIEGLFEIVHRIYGITAKERHDVETWHPDVRFFELYDEKQTLRGSFYLDLYAREHKRGGAWMDDCAGRMRHATGEIQKPVAYLTCNFNKPVGDKPALFTHDEVITLFHEFGHGLHHMLTEIETLDVSGINGVPWDAVEQPSQFMENWCWEPEALAFISGHYETKEPLPKEMLDNMLAAKNYQAAMFLLRQLEFGLFDFRLYSEYDPAKGAQILPTLQSVKKQVSVVPSPEWNRFPNSFSHIFNGGYAAGYYSYLWADVLAADAYSRFSEEGIFNRTTGQSFLDNILSRGGSEDPMTLFVRFRGREPKLDAMLKSAGITG, encoded by the coding sequence ATGACTAATCCGTTACTGACATCTTCGGTATTGCCTAAGTTCGCTGAGATTGAACCTAAACATGTCGTTCCTGCTGTAAAAGAAACGCTGGCGAACTACCGTCAGGTAATTGAGAAGATTTTAACCGAGAATTCAATTTTCACCTGGGATAACCTGTGCCAACCACTCTCTGAAGCATCAGACAAGCTTTCCCGTATGTGGTCACCTGTCGGACATCTCAACTCCGTCAAAAATAGCCCGGAGCTTCGCGAAGCCTATGAGCAAAGCCTGCCCCTGCTTTCCGAATTCAGTACCTGGCTTGGGCAGCATAAAGGACTATATCAGGCTTATAAGTCACTCAAAGAAAGCCATTCTTTTGAATCTCTGTCTCAACCACAGCGCAAATCTATTGAAGATACATTGCGTGATTTTGAGTTAACAGGCATTGGTCTGCCGGAAGAGAAACAAAAACGCTACGGTGAAATCACCGCCCGTCTATCAGAACTCGGCTCCCAATTCGGCAATAATGTGCTGGATGCCACAATGGGATGGACGAAGCTCATTACCGATGAAAATGATCTGGCTGGTTTACCTGAAAGCGCCAAAGCTGCTGCCAAAGCCGCCGCAGAAGCCAAAAATCAGGAAGGCTGGCTGCTGACGCTGGATATTCCAAGCTATCTTCCTGTCATAACTTATGCTGATAACCGTGAGCTGCGTCAGGAAATGTATTACGCCTACACTACCCGCGCATCCGATCAAGGGCCTGATGCCGGGAAATGGGACAATAATGCCATTATGGCGGAAATGTTGGCATTACGTCATGAACTCGCCCAATTGCTAGGTTTCAAAAACTACACCGAACACTCCCTTGCCACCAAAATGGCTAAAACACCTCAGCAAGTACTCGATTTCCTGAATGGCCTGGCTCATCGTGCTCATGGTCAAGGCAAAAAGGAACTGGAAGAGCTGACTAACTTTGCCCGTTCACATTACGGTGTTGATAAGCTGGAAGCATGGGATCTGACGTATTACAGCGAAAAACAGAAACAACACGAATTCTCCATTGACGATGAACAACTGCGTCCTTATTTCCCTGAACAACAGGTAATTGAAGGGTTGTTTGAAATTGTCCATCGCATTTATGGCATCACAGCCAAAGAGCGACACGATGTAGAAACCTGGCATCCTGATGTTCGCTTCTTCGAACTGTATGATGAAAAGCAGACATTGCGTGGCAGTTTCTATCTGGATCTCTACGCCCGTGAGCATAAACGTGGCGGCGCATGGATGGACGACTGTGCTGGCAGAATGCGCCACGCTACCGGTGAAATACAGAAACCTGTTGCTTATCTGACCTGTAATTTCAATAAACCGGTTGGTGATAAACCTGCTCTGTTTACTCACGATGAAGTGATAACCCTGTTCCATGAGTTTGGTCATGGCTTGCACCATATGCTGACAGAAATTGAAACGCTGGATGTTTCTGGTATCAATGGTGTGCCGTGGGATGCGGTTGAGCAGCCAAGTCAGTTTATGGAAAACTGGTGCTGGGAACCGGAAGCACTGGCGTTTATCTCCGGTCACTATGAGACTAAAGAGCCTCTGCCAAAAGAGATGCTGGATAATATGCTGGCAGCGAAGAACTATCAGGCCGCAATGTTTCTCCTGCGACAGTTGGAGTTTGGTCTGTTTGATTTTCGCCTGTACTCTGAATATGACCCGGCAAAAGGGGCGCAAATCCTGCCAACCTTACAATCCGTTAAGAAACAGGTCTCTGTCGTTCCGTCACCAGAGTGGAACCGTTTTCCTAACTCTTTCAGCCATATTTTCAATGGTGGTTATGCAGCAGGTTATTACAGCTATCTATGGGCTGATGTGCTCGCAGCAGATGCTTATTCCCGCTTCTCTGAAGAAGGGATTTTCAATCGTACAACAGGTCAGTCGTTCCTTGACAATATCCTGTCCCGTGGCGGTTCAGAAGATCCAATGACGCTGTTTGTTCGCTTCCGTGGTCGCGAACCAAAACTGGATGCAATGCTGAAAAGTGCCGGTATCACTGGATAA
- the prlC gene encoding oligopeptidase A, whose protein sequence is MTNPLLESSGLPKFASIKAEHVVPAVKERLANYRQVIEKVLAENTPFTWDNLCQPISEAKNQFGRVWSPVKHLNAVKNSPEFRVAYEQCLRMVAEFDTWMGQHKGLYQAYKSLKENPAFRELSQSQRKTIEDKLLDFTLSGVALPEEKQKRYGEITARLSELSSQFGNNVLDATMGWTKLITDECDLSGLPESTQNAAKAAAKAKGLDGWLLTLDPPIYNSVMSYADDRDLREEIYIAYITRASELGPNACRWDNTPIMEEILALRHELALLLGFKNYAENSLATKMAKTPKEVLDFLNDLVNRAHCQGEREMEELCDFAFSHYWIDDLEDWDVKYYSEKQKQHDFSFDEEQLRAYFPEQRALDGLFEVVRRIYGITAKPRENVETWHPDVRFFDLYDDKGILRGSCYLDLYARANKRGGAWKSSYVDRMRLASGELQTPVVFINCNFNGPVGDKPALFTHSEVKTLFHEFGHGLHSMLTLVETLDVAGTNGVPWDAVECPSQFMENWCWEPEALEFISGHYETKEPLPKEMLNNMLAAKNFQSAMLVLRQLKFGLFDFRLHVEYDPAKGAQILPIYQSVEEHVSVVPSQDDDRFPNSFSHIFNGSYAAGYYSYMWADVLAADAYSRFSEEGIFNRTTGQSFLDDYLTLGGSMDPMTLFIRFRGRKPSLDALLKRLGITE, encoded by the coding sequence ATGACTAATCCATTACTAGAATCTTCTGGACTACCCAAATTTGCTTCTATTAAAGCAGAACATGTTGTACCAGCTGTAAAGGAAAGGTTAGCCAACTATCGTCAGGTGATTGAGAAAGTTCTGGCCGAAAATACTCCATTTACCTGGGATAATTTGTGCCAACCAATCTCTGAAGCGAAAAATCAATTTGGACGTGTCTGGTCTCCGGTCAAACACCTCAATGCCGTCAAGAATAGCCCGGAATTCCGGGTAGCTTACGAGCAGTGCCTCCGCATGGTTGCCGAGTTCGATACTTGGATGGGACAGCACAAAGGATTATATCAGGCGTATAAGTCACTGAAAGAAAATCCGGCATTCAGGGAGCTATCCCAATCGCAGCGCAAAACCATTGAAGATAAGCTGCTGGATTTTACATTATCCGGTGTTGCCTTGCCGGAAGAGAAACAAAAACGTTACGGTGAGATCACAGCCCGTTTATCTGAACTGAGTTCCCAGTTTGGCAATAATGTACTGGATGCCACCATGGGGTGGACTAAGCTCATCACCGACGAATGCGATTTGTCGGGTTTGCCTGAAAGCACCCAAAACGCGGCCAAAGCCGCCGCCAAAGCGAAAGGGTTGGATGGCTGGTTACTGACACTGGATCCCCCCATTTATAATTCTGTCATGAGCTATGCTGATGACCGTGATCTGCGTGAAGAAATATATATTGCCTATATAACTCGCGCTTCTGAGCTAGGGCCAAATGCCTGCAGATGGGACAATACCCCGATTATGGAGGAAATTCTCGCTCTGCGTCATGAGCTCGCTCTGCTGTTAGGCTTCAAGAACTATGCCGAAAACTCTCTCGCTACCAAAATGGCGAAGACACCAAAAGAAGTTCTGGATTTCTTAAACGATCTGGTCAACCGTGCTCATTGTCAGGGTGAAAGGGAGATGGAAGAACTTTGTGATTTTGCCTTCTCTCACTATTGGATTGATGATCTGGAAGACTGGGATGTGAAGTACTATAGCGAAAAACAGAAACAGCATGATTTCTCCTTTGATGAAGAACAGCTACGTGCTTATTTCCCTGAACAACGTGCACTTGATGGTTTGTTTGAAGTTGTCCGCCGCATTTATGGTATTACCGCCAAACCGCGTGAAAATGTGGAAACCTGGCATCCTGATGTCCGTTTCTTCGACCTGTATGATGACAAAGGGATATTGCGTGGTAGCTGCTATCTGGATCTCTATGCCCGTGCAAATAAAAGAGGCGGAGCATGGAAGAGCAGCTATGTTGACAGAATGCGCCTTGCTTCCGGTGAGTTGCAGACACCTGTCGTTTTTATTAACTGCAACTTCAATGGGCCTGTAGGTGATAAACCCGCTCTGTTCACACACTCTGAAGTGAAAACGCTGTTCCATGAATTCGGACACGGTTTGCACTCCATGTTAACCCTGGTTGAAACCCTGGATGTTGCCGGCACTAACGGTGTACCGTGGGATGCTGTGGAATGTCCAAGTCAGTTTATGGAGAACTGGTGTTGGGAGCCAGAGGCATTGGAATTTATCTCTGGTCATTATGAAACCAAAGAGCCTCTGCCGAAAGAAATGCTGAATAATATGCTGGCAGCGAAGAATTTTCAGTCTGCTATGCTCGTGTTGCGTCAGTTGAAGTTTGGTCTGTTTGATTTCCGCCTGCACGTTGAATATGACCCGGCCAAAGGCGCACAGATTCTGCCAATATATCAGTCAGTGGAAGAGCATGTTTCTGTGGTTCCATCACAGGATGATGATCGCTTCCCGAACTCTTTCAGCCATATTTTTAACGGTAGCTATGCAGCAGGCTACTACAGCTACATGTGGGCAGATGTGCTGGCTGCGGACGCTTACTCCCGCTTCTCTGAGGAAGGAATTTTCAACCGCACAACCGGTCAGTCATTCCTTGATGATTATCTGACTCTTGGTGGTTCAATGGATCCAATGACGCTGTTCATCCGTTTCCGGGGCCGTAAACCATCACTGGATGCACTGCTGAAAAGACTTGGCATCACTGAATAA
- the rsmJ gene encoding 16S rRNA (guanine(1516)-N(2))-methyltransferase RsmJ, with amino-acid sequence MNICLICEQGADNSALSQLAERWGLIHDEDSTMALVLTPERLELRKRDEPKLGGIYVDFVAGTMAHRRRFGGGRGEAVAKAVGIKKDYLPTVVDATAGLGRDAFVLAAIGCHVRMLERHPVVAALLEDGLQRGYQDEEIGGWLKERMTLIHTSSITALTDITPQPDVVYLDPMYPHRQKSALVKKEMRVFQSLVGADEDADALLAPARALAKRRVVVKRPDYAEPLAGVNASAAITTKNHRFDIYPC; translated from the coding sequence GTGAATATTTGTTTGATTTGCGAACAGGGCGCTGATAACAGCGCCTTATCTCAATTAGCTGAACGTTGGGGTCTGATACACGATGAAGATTCCACTATGGCGTTGGTACTGACCCCGGAACGGCTGGAACTGCGTAAGCGCGATGAACCTAAATTGGGCGGGATTTATGTAGATTTCGTTGCCGGTACGATGGCTCATCGCCGCCGGTTTGGTGGTGGTCGTGGTGAAGCTGTCGCCAAGGCAGTTGGTATCAAGAAAGACTATTTACCCACAGTAGTCGATGCAACAGCAGGATTAGGGCGTGATGCCTTTGTACTGGCGGCAATTGGTTGTCATGTCAGAATGCTGGAACGCCATCCTGTCGTCGCGGCTTTATTAGAGGACGGGCTACAGCGTGGATATCAGGATGAAGAGATTGGTGGCTGGCTGAAAGAGCGCATGACACTGATCCACACCTCAAGCATTACCGCATTGACGGATATCACTCCACAGCCTGATGTGGTTTATCTTGATCCGATGTATCCACACCGACAAAAAAGCGCACTGGTCAAAAAAGAGATGCGTGTATTCCAGTCTCTGGTAGGTGCAGATGAAGATGCCGATGCATTATTGGCACCTGCCCGTGCACTGGCAAAACGCCGTGTTGTGGTGAAACGACCGGATTACGCAGAGCCGTTGGCCGGGGTTAACGCATCCGCGGCGATTACTACTAAAAATCACCGTTTTGATATTTATCCTTGTTGA
- a CDS encoding lysozyme inhibitor LprI family protein: MRYILLLLYILSPLSFAASFDCAKARASDEKAICASPKLNDLDVEMSVKYHFLRGLFAMGISGEMYDDQKAWLKQRQQCKANISCLRESYRQRINQLDTLYNSIEKPI, translated from the coding sequence ATGCGATATATACTGTTACTATTGTATATTCTGTCACCACTTAGTTTTGCTGCCAGTTTTGACTGTGCGAAAGCCAGAGCGTCAGATGAGAAGGCGATTTGCGCCAGCCCGAAGCTGAATGATCTGGATGTCGAAATGAGTGTGAAATACCACTTTCTGCGAGGGTTATTTGCTATGGGGATATCAGGAGAGATGTACGATGATCAGAAAGCATGGCTGAAACAACGTCAGCAATGTAAGGCAAATATATCATGTCTGAGGGAGAGTTATCGTCAACGTATTAATCAATTAGATACGCTTTATAACTCAATAGAAAAACCGATTTAA